CCGGGTAAGCTTTTTGCTGTAGTTTTGCCTCCTTTCAGAGACGCATCATTCAAAACTTACTTAGTATTATGGCAACTACATCAGATATCAGCCGCGGTATGATCATCAAACTGGATGGCAGCCTTTACACCGTGGTGGAATTCGGTGAAAACAAAACCGCCCGCGCAGCCGCGAAGGTTTGGGCTAAACTAAAAGGTGTTGACAATAGCCGCAGCATCGAAAAAACCTGGAACTCAGGTGATAACATCCATCCTGTTCGGGTTGAAAGGAAAGATTACCAGTACCTCTATAAAGATGATACAGGTTATAATTTCATGGACAACGAGACTTTCGAACAGATCGCTGTTGCTGAAAGCCTGGTAGACGCTCCCCAGTTCCTGAAGGAATCACAGGAGGTTTCTATCCTGTTCAATACAGAAACCGAGCAGCCCATGAGCGTGGAACTGCCAGACAAGATCGTTCTGAAAGTAACTTACTCAGAGCCAGGTGTTAAAGGAGATACTGCCACTCGTACCCTGAAACCTGCCACGGTTGAAACCGGTGCTACCGTGAACGTTCCTCTCTTCGTGAATGAAGGTGAACTGATCCGGGTGAATACCAAAACCGGAGAATACGTGGAACGCGTAAAGGAATAACTCCTAAATAACAGATTTACAGAGGCCGCCTCGCTT
This portion of the Pseudobacter ginsenosidimutans genome encodes:
- the efp gene encoding elongation factor P, whose product is MATTSDISRGMIIKLDGSLYTVVEFGENKTARAAAKVWAKLKGVDNSRSIEKTWNSGDNIHPVRVERKDYQYLYKDDTGYNFMDNETFEQIAVAESLVDAPQFLKESQEVSILFNTETEQPMSVELPDKIVLKVTYSEPGVKGDTATRTLKPATVETGATVNVPLFVNEGELIRVNTKTGEYVERVKE